From the Glutamicibacter halophytocola genome, the window CGGGATTCCACAGCGGAGGTAATCGACCATCAGGATGGCTTTGACAGAATTCAGTTCATGGGGAAAGTCCTGAATCAGCCGACGCGCCTGGCGAAACAGCGTCGCCTCGCGGTCATTAACAGCCGGCGCGGCAATGACCAGGCGTTTGAGCAGAGAAGGCCACGTGCGTGCGAGCTCGATGGAAACCTGGGCACCCATGGAATGACCCAGCACGATGGCGTTCTCCACCCTTAACTCGCGCAAGGCCAGCGCGATCTCGTGGGCAAAGCGCGGCACTGTTACCGGACGGCCATCATCCAGGTTCTTGCCGTGTCCGGGGAGCTCCGGAACGATGACGCGATACTTTTTGGCCAGGATGTTGGCCAGTGGCGTGAAGTAGCGGCTGGAAGCGCCCAACCCGTGAATGAGAACGACATCTCGTCCGTGCCCAGCCACGCGGACAGACAGGCGGGTTTTTAGAGCTTCAGGCAATTGCCCGAAATATTCGTGGCGCACGGTGGCCTTTCCTTGCGCCAAACGTGCGCTTAAAAACGATAGTAATTGTGGCGCCCAGCTTGCGAAATGGCAGGGCTGGCCGATGACGGGGTGTTACTTGGCCATCCCCGTGGTGTGCTGGCTGATAGCTGAGCGCAAATCTTCGGGGAAAAGTTCGTCAATATCCTTCTGGTAGTTCTTGCCTTCATCCGGACGGCGCAGTTCTTGGCCGTCAAGGCGGAATGGGAAGGCATCTACCTGGGCGCCGGCACCCGAAGCGGTTTCACTTGAAGGAGCGCAGGTGGCCCAGCCATATGTCGTTGAGCCATCGATCCGGAAGACCTCTACCTGGCAAGAAGCAGAGTCAATTACGGTGCCGTCATCCTGAACGGCATTAACAACGTCTGCCAATTCCTGGTCTGGCAAGGAAATGGGTTCGGTCTGCGAACCACACGACGTGACTGCAAAACTGACGGCAAGCATGACACTGATGCCCAGACTGAAACGCCCAATTTTCTGACCCATGGCCCTGCTATCTATTTGGAGACTCCTGGGACTTATTTTTCCCCGTGTCGCAGGGCAATACAAGCTGGACTGGCCGTAGCGCAATGACCTATTCAAAATAATTCATTCACCACCGGCCGGACGCTCTGGTCAAACAGGTCGGATTTCACGTCATCGTTGGCAAGCCGGGGCCTGTCGGAACGATAGGCTTAACTCCATGAGTGCACAGATCAAGGTAGCCGTGCTCGGCGCGGCCGGACGGATGGGAGCCGAAGCGGTTAAAGCTGTTTCCGAAGCTTCCGATATGGAATTGGTGGCCAGCTTGGGTCGAGGCGACGACCTTGCCCAGATTCTCGAAGCAGGAGCAACCCACGTGGTTGACCTTTCGGTTCCGGCAGCCACGGAAGCCAACGTCCGGTTTGCAGTGGAAAACGGTCTTCACGCAGTGGTGGGAACGACGGGCTGGGACGATGATCGCCGTGCCGAACTTGCCTCGCTTCTGGAAAATCACCCGGACGCTGGCGTCTTGATTGCTCCCAACTTCGCCTTGGGATCGGTCCTGGCCAGCGCGTTTGCGGCAACTGCTGCAAAGTACTTTGAATCAGTGGAAATTATCGAATTGCACCACCCTAACAAGGTCGATGCTCCGAGCGGCACTGCCGTGCGCACCGCAGAACTGGTTGCCAAGTCCCGCGAGGCTGCTGGCGTGCCAGCCAGCCCCGACGCGACGGAAACCCAGCTGGAGGGGGCACGGGGTTCCGTGGTTGACGGAATCCACGTTCACTCGGTGCGTCTTCGCGGGCTCGTGGCTCATCAAGAAGTTCTCTTGGGTGGCCCTGGCGAGCAGTTCACCTTGCGCCATGATTCATTTGACCGTGCTTCGTTCATGCCAGGCGTTTTGCTGGGCTTGCGCACCGTGGCATCACGTCCGGGCCTGACCTATGGCCTGGATGGCTACCTGGAGCTTGGCCAGTGAAGACCAAACTTTGGGTTGCCGGAATCCTTCTGCTCTTTGCCCTGTACATTGGGATGACTTTCACCCAGGCAGTGCGCT encodes:
- a CDS encoding alpha/beta fold hydrolase: MRHEYFGQLPEALKTRLSVRVAGHGRDVVLIHGLGASSRYFTPLANILAKKYRVIVPELPGHGKNLDDGRPVTVPRFAHEIALALRELRVENAIVLGHSMGAQVSIELARTWPSLLKRLVIAAPAVNDREATLFRQARRLIQDFPHELNSVKAILMVDYLRCGIPWWAKSCEQMLDYSTVELLKTVRCPVDVVCGTRDPLSPPEFGLRLIAGIDHAKLTIMQQGAHGFNFSHAPELAALIDAAR
- the dapB gene encoding 4-hydroxy-tetrahydrodipicolinate reductase, which codes for MSAQIKVAVLGAAGRMGAEAVKAVSEASDMELVASLGRGDDLAQILEAGATHVVDLSVPAATEANVRFAVENGLHAVVGTTGWDDDRRAELASLLENHPDAGVLIAPNFALGSVLASAFAATAAKYFESVEIIELHHPNKVDAPSGTAVRTAELVAKSREAAGVPASPDATETQLEGARGSVVDGIHVHSVRLRGLVAHQEVLLGGPGEQFTLRHDSFDRASFMPGVLLGLRTVASRPGLTYGLDGYLELGQ